The window CAAGATGCTCGGCCTGCATCGCCCCTCCGTCAGCGAGATGGAGGCCGGCAATCGTCGCGTCTCGGCCGACGAGCTCGCCCGGCTTGCTGAGATCTATGACGTCAGCGTCGCCTGGCTGCTCGGTGAGGCGCCAGAGACGCTCGACGCCCAGGACCCCCGGCTCGAGCTCGCCGCACGCGAACTCTCGAAACTCAAGCCTGACGACCTGGAACGCCTGCTCAAGCTTCTGGCCGCCATGCGCAGCGATTCCACCCCGAACGAAGGCGATCGCTGATGAGCATGATGCGCACCTTCAAGCCCAGCTTTGATCGCCGCGCCCTGGCGACCCAAGCCATGCAGGCCGCCGCAGCGACGCGGGCGAAGGCCAAGCTCGACCAAGCGGGCCCGATCTGCATCTACGGGCTTTGCGAGACACTGGGCGTCGCGGTGCGGTTTAACAACATTAATATGGAAGGGATGTATCAGCGGGGCCTCCCACCGCGCATCCATCTCTCCGCGCGACGGCCGCTGCCGCGCCGCGCCTACAATTGCGCGCACGAGCTCGGCCATCATGTTTTCGGCCATGGCTCTTCGATCGACGAACTGCGTGAGGACGCCAAGGCGCAGCCATGGGAAGACCCGAAGGAATTCCTGGCCGACACCTTCGCTGGCTTTATTCTCATGCCGATCATCGGCCTGCGCCGCGCCTTCTCGGTCCGAGGCTGGACCCCCGAAACGGCGACGTCGGCGCAGATCTTCACCATCGCCTGCGAGTTCGGCGTTGGTTACGCGACGCTTCTGACCCACCTCTCAGCAGGCGTGAACATGTTGTCGCGCGGTCGCGCCGCCGCTTTGCAACGCGTCACCCCAAAGGCGTTGCGCATCGACATCCTGGGCGCGCTGACGCCCGAACCGCTGATCGTCGTCGACCGCCATCGCACCGCGCCCACCTTGGATGCAGAGGTCAAAACGCTGCTCCTTCTGCCGCCCGGCACCGAGGTGACGGGCGGTGGGCTCGCGTTCGAACGCGACTTTGCAGCCGGACGCCTGTTCCGGGCGGTGAAGCCGGGAATATTCCAGGCGACCGCTCGCGACTGGGCCGTCTTCGTGCGCATCGCCCCGATCCAGAAAAGCGAGCCATACGGCTATGTCGGTCTCGCGCAATTCCGCCATCTGGAGGAGGACCCGGATGAGTAAGGCGAAGATGCTCGCGCCGCCGCCGCCCCTGGTGATCGACGACACCAATCTCTCGCGCGCTTGGGCGCGGCTGCTGTTGCAGGTTCTTGACGGTGCTGGCACCGAGGTCGCGCCATTGATCCTGAGCCTGAGCGGCTTCACCCAGAGCGGCGCACCTCTCGAAGACCCGGCGGTGCGCCAAGCCCTCGATCGGCTACTCATGCGCAAAGGGAGACTTGTGATAGACGACGTCGCGTTCACCATTTTCCCGCAGCGCCTCTGGGAAATGTCGCGCGGCGACCGGAAACGCTTCTTTACCCTCTATTGCGCCACATTCCCGCGTTGGCAGGCAATGAACCGTAAGGCCAATGGTCGCGGCCTCTATTTCGAGCGCCTAGCCATGTACGGTCGTGGCCCCTGCGACGGCAATCAACTGGAGTGGATCTTGTCTCAGTTCAATTCGCGAACAGGCGTGCGCCGCTCGATGCTGCAGGCAACCACCTTCGATCCGGGCCGCGACCATGTGGCCAGTGCGCAGCTCGGCTTTCCCTGCCTACAGCACGTGAGCTTCGAGCCGACCGCGGCCGGACTTGTCACCAACGCGTTCTATGCCACACAGCAGATCTTCGACAAGGCCTATGGCAACTATCTCGGCCTGGCACAGCTTGGCGCGTTCATGGCCCAAGAGATGGGTATGCCGCTTGCGCGCCTCAACGTTATGGTCGGGGTCGCCAAGCTTGAGCGGATCACCAAAAACGACGCTGATTTCGCGCCGCTGATCGTCGCCGCTCAGGCCCTCGTGACGCCGCCCGCTGTGCCGTCAGCGCGGCGCGCCACAGTCGCTA is drawn from Methylocystis sp. IM3 and contains these coding sequences:
- a CDS encoding helix-turn-helix domain-containing protein — protein: MTELDSGKRAQIAERLKEARKLAGLSQGHVAKMLGLHRPSVSEMEAGNRRVSADELARLAEIYDVSVAWLLGEAPETLDAQDPRLELAARELSKLKPDDLERLLKLLAAMRSDSTPNEGDR
- a CDS encoding ImmA/IrrE family metallo-endopeptidase is translated as MSMMRTFKPSFDRRALATQAMQAAAATRAKAKLDQAGPICIYGLCETLGVAVRFNNINMEGMYQRGLPPRIHLSARRPLPRRAYNCAHELGHHVFGHGSSIDELREDAKAQPWEDPKEFLADTFAGFILMPIIGLRRAFSVRGWTPETATSAQIFTIACEFGVGYATLLTHLSAGVNMLSRGRAAALQRVTPKALRIDILGALTPEPLIVVDRHRTAPTLDAEVKTLLLLPPGTEVTGGGLAFERDFAAGRLFRAVKPGIFQATARDWAVFVRIAPIQKSEPYGYVGLAQFRHLEEDPDE
- a CDS encoding thymidylate synthase codes for the protein MSKAKMLAPPPPLVIDDTNLSRAWARLLLQVLDGAGTEVAPLILSLSGFTQSGAPLEDPAVRQALDRLLMRKGRLVIDDVAFTIFPQRLWEMSRGDRKRFFTLYCATFPRWQAMNRKANGRGLYFERLAMYGRGPCDGNQLEWILSQFNSRTGVRRSMLQATTFDPGRDHVASAQLGFPCLQHVSFEPTAAGLVTNAFYATQQIFDKAYGNYLGLAQLGAFMAQEMGMPLARLNVMVGVAKLERITKNDADFAPLIVAAQALVTPPAVPSARRATVAMAIGAAR